A single genomic interval of Myxocyprinus asiaticus isolate MX2 ecotype Aquarium Trade chromosome 19, UBuf_Myxa_2, whole genome shotgun sequence harbors:
- the znf513a gene encoding zinc finger protein 513a — protein MPRRKQQNPQPVKLDSEDGLGTGRPASLTFESDFLLGQELEFSDPDNDNRIIGLEKFSADISLSGFPLGDEESSPFSRLSMESDADDLRTTESEREERGSESAFASYLSCRGCSQLLDDPLGPSMDLVGPYCMRCCKGVVEERKICSGLGLYAESRGGGTESAGGEDSSLKLHSCKLCGFTSRYTNHVKRHMKTHNGEKPYGCPLCSYASAQLVNLQRHLRIHTGEKPYKCNNCTFACSSLGNLKRHQRMHAAVSHAQSGPQPMRDNSLNCTAVGQREKDVASVPSEDALQSESRPHMGRDVSYLQTFDGLRSAQQSSTAALQSGQTASEPATLPPMFFHFTCRLCGMALEDEDGSSAQICAKCTLEMLTKDTPGCPTERGDKVYTCAACPFLTHYPNHLARHMKTHSGEKPYKCPQCDYASAHFDNLKRHHRVHTGEKPYKCHLCDYACGNLANLKRHQRVHSGAKPFQCAICNYSCNQSMNLKRHMLRHTGEKPHKCQECGYTTGHWDNYKRHQKKHSLATDDWVKVPMPGNEEEVDDEEEV, from the exons ATGCCTAGAAGAAAACAGCAGAATCCACAACCTGTAAAGT TGGATTCTGAAGATGGCTTAGGCACAGGACGTCCAGCAAGCCTTACCTTTGAGAGCGACTTTCTCCTGGGACAAGAACTTGAGTTCTCAGATCCTGACAATGACAACAGGATCATAGGCCTTGAAAAGTTCTCAG CTGACATCAGTCTTTCTGGCTTCCCCCTGGGAGACGAGGAGAGCTCCCCCTTCAGCCGACTCAGTATGGAGAGTGACGCTGATGACCTGCGCACGACCGAAAGCGAGCGTGAAGAAAGGGGTTCAGAGTCTGCCTTTGCATCTTACCTATCTTGCAGGGGCTGTAGTCAACTCCTGGATGACCCTCTGGGACCCAGCATGGACTTGGTAGGGCCCTACTGTATGCGCTGCTGTAAAGGGGTTGTGGAAGAGAGGAAGATTTGCTCAGGCTTAGGCTTATATGCCGAGTCTAGAGGGGGAGGGACTGAGAGTGCTGGTGGCGAGGACAGTTCCCTGAAGCTCCACTCATGCAAACTTTGTGGTTTCACATCACGCTACACTAATCATGTTAAAAGACACATGAAGACACACAACGGCGAAAAGCCGTATGGGTGTCCATTGTGCTCTTACGCGTCGGCACAGCTGGTGAACCTCCAAAGGCATTTGCGCATACACACAGGAGAAAAGCCCTATAAGTGCAACAACTGCACTTTTGCATGCAGTTCTTTAGGGAACCTGAAGAGGCACCAACGCATGCATGCAGCTGTAAGCCATGCTCAAAGTGGTCCTCAGCCAATGAGAGACAACAGTTTAAACTGCACTGCTGTGGGTCAGAGAGAAAAGGACGTGGCTTCTGTCCCCAGTGAAG ATGCTTTGCAGTCTGAGTCGCGTCCCCACATGGGAAGGGATGTCAGCTACTTGCAGACCTTTGATGGCCTCAGGTCGGCACAGCAATCATCAACAGCTGCATTGCAGTCAGGACAAACTGCTTCTGAACCGGCCACCCTACCCCCCATGTTCTTCCACTTCACCTGCCGGCTGTGTGGCATGGCCCTGGAAGATGAAGATGGATCCTCAGCCCAGATTTGTGCCAAGTGCACACTGGAGATGCTGACTAAGGACACACCAGGCTGCCCCACAGAGCGAGGGGACAAAGTCTACACCTGTGCCGCCTGCCCCTTCCTTACCCACTACCCCAACCACCTGGCCCGCCACATGAAGACCCACAGTGGAGAGAAGCCATATAAGTGCCCTCAATGCGACTACGCCTCCGCTCACTTCGACAACCTAAAGAGACACCATCGAGTACACACTGGTGAGAAACCCTACAAATGCCACCTGTGTGACTATGCCTGCGGGAACCTGGCTAATCTCAAGAGGCACCAACGGGTGCACTCAGGCGCCAAACCCTTTCAGTGTGCAATCTGCAACTACAGTTGTAACCAGAGTATGAACCTGAAGCGCCACATGTTGCGCCACACGGGGGAGAAGCCCCATAAGTGCCAAGAGTGTGGCTACACCACCGGCCACTGGGACAACTACAAACGACACCAGAAGAAGCACAGTCTCGCTACAGATGACTGGGTTAAAGTTCCGATGCCTGGAAATGAAGAAGAGGTGGATGATGAGGAAGAGGTGTAG